Below is a window of Neofelis nebulosa isolate mNeoNeb1 chromosome 8, mNeoNeb1.pri, whole genome shotgun sequence DNA.
TGGTCATAACTGGTCAGTGAGTGAAATTTTAATCTCGATTTTTTTGGAGTGCTGATTGAGGGAACTACATTTTCATCACAAGTACCAACCGAAGTCTCCCTCCCCTCTGAAGCCCAAATGAAAGTGCAGATTTTTAAACTGGTTTACACCTCTCCAAATGGTGCACGTTCGATGACTGACTTTAATTCCTCTACGATTTTCTGGAGGGGAGTTTACCTGCCCTGGAATATCACAGGcgctttcctgctttttttccataactcctttcagtttttttgtttgtttgttttgttttttttaaggttttctttttaagtacttTCTACATCCAGGACGGGGCTGGAACTTACAGCCCCAAGATGGAGTTGCCTGTtatacctactgagccagccaggcgccccagttttgttttttttttaaggtgtaaaAAGGTACTATGGATTTTGTCAAGTCACACCCCTTCTGCTACACTTTCTTTCCCAGGGTTCTCTGGCCCGTGGTGTCTTCATTTTTCCAGACTTGCAGCTCTTAATTGTGCCATTTCTTTGTCAAATAACCATGTATCGTGTGGCATCATTTCTgttgtcaacttttttttatattgttaatGTAACTTTCAGTCTTCTCTAATGGCTTTTGGTGGAGAAGGCCCAAAGTGCTTTTTTCTggaatcattaaagaaaaaatgtattttaaaaaagcttctttattttgttgtaaAAAGAATAATACTCTAAATCACCATTTATTTAAACACAATCCAAATGAATCAATAATCTTAATCTGTTACCAGCAGGCCCTGCTGAGacaaaggataatttttttcattttagttttttccaCGTTTCTTGAGGTATGAACGACAcaattgcatatatttaagtaTGACGttttgatatatataatatatatacacattgtgaaatgacTACCGTAATCAAGCTAATTAATacatccttttttgtgtgtggtgagaacacttccagatctactctcttagcaaatttcaactgTACAATACATTGTTATTAATTGTAGTTACCATGCTGTTAATTAGGTCTCCAGAAATTACTACTATTGTGAGgaaagtttgtacccttgacATCTCTCCCATTTCCCCCACTTCCCCAGCATCTGATGACTACCACTCTACTCTGTTCACAAGTGCTTTTATATTACACAATACCTTGCATATAGGAAGCTTTCTGGAAATATTTCAAGATACATTGAAtgtagctttattatttttttaaatgagttttctgCCAAAAGTAGGTTTTGTTATTTTGGGCTTCTGTACCTCAATTTATTTTGCTAATTCTATCGCTTACAGAGAAATCTCAGTGATTGAAGGTAGTTATCATGGTGCTACTGTACAATGATAATAATTGCTTTTCATATGTAAGGATCTCATTGTCCCAGTGTCATTCTTATTTGTCCTTTGGTGTTTAGGGGTTGTGAGGAGATCATGCTAAGGTATCCATATTCTCATGATTAGAAAGTGAGCTCCATGAGGAAGGAGTCCTGTTTCTCTTATGCTGCAATGTATCTTCTGTGCCTTCCTAATACAGTATCTAGGACATAGTGACAATCAGTAATTACTTGTTTGGTGTTGAATAATGTATATCACTGGGAGCAAACTTAATGAACTTATGAATCAAGGAAAATACTATAGTATTTAATTTGgtatagctttaattttttttttttcttgagagagagcctgtgacagtgggggaggggtcctgggaaagggagagaatcttaaggaggctccaggcccagtgTGGAGGCCCACCTGaagctggatctcatgaacctgagaagatcatgacctgagccaaaatcaagagtctgatgcttaatcaactgagccatccaggcacccctggtataGCTTAAAAAGGGCGAGATTAAATGTTCTGTGGACCTAGTTCAGAAAAtgataatacattttttcttttattatttttttcaggtggCTTTTTCTCAAGTATTTTTTCCAGTCTGTTTGGAACCCGGGAAATGAGGATTTTAATTTTGGGATTAGATGGAGCAGGAAAAACTACAATTTTGTACAGATTACAGGTTGGAGAAGTCGTTACTACGATTCCTAGTAAGTGTTAGTATGATAAACTAATTGTaggggtttttgttttccatctaaCATAACTTTATTTCTGAATAAGTAATTCATATAATAAGTTAATGTTAAGGTTTGTAAACTTCTAGTGTGGGCATAATATTGAtaacatttttcataaatttagAGGCATTTTGTAAACCCCTGTGCATGGCTGGGTTTTGCTGTTTAAAGCTAATTTTAAAAGTTGGATAGAGTTAAGGCACTTAATCTCATTGAGGGCTAGTATCTTTAttgataaaatgaagataataaatatgCCCACTGACTTTGAGGGGGGGAATaagtgaaatatataaaatactttgtaAACCTGTTTAAAGAATTATACAGATGTTAAGTGATACTATTGCATCTgaagtgcttttttttccccccgtatgttactatttatatatatgtattttaaactttatttatttttgagagacagaatgtgagtgggggaggagcagagagagagggagacacagaatctgaagcaggctccaggctccaagctgtcagcacagagcctgatgcagggcccgaacccacgaaccatgagattgtgacctgagctgaagtcagacgctcaatcacgctcaatagactgagccacccaggcgcccctatttgttattattttaattaagatttgTTTCTCTTAAGGAGTTCATTGCTTTTAAAGATCTGAATTGAAGACATTGACTGTTGAATTAATCTGGTACCTGAAAATATCAAGAAAAGAAACACCTCAACTTTAAATCAGTTGTTGAAATCTTAGAGGAATATTCCCAAATAATCCTGTTTTACTACATGAGAAAactattatttatacttttttttatttgttggccTGAATTGACTTCGAGAAGGTTAATATATTAAACTAAGTTTAAGAGTTTGTTGAAGAGTATTTTAAATTATGCCTCTAAAATCACTGTCATGCAAGGTATTTCTATATTTAGTAGTATTTAAATTtccagattaaaagagaaaaaggtctAGCTTTTATGaaagaagaacttttttttttttttttttttttttaaatttttttttttcaacgtttatttatttttgggacagagagagacagagcatgaacgggggagggacagagagagagggagacacagaatcggaaacaggctccaggctctgagccatcagcccagagcctgacgcggggctcaaactcacggaccgtgagatcgtgacctggctgaagcaggacgcttaaccgactgcgccacccaggcgccccaagaagaacCTTTTAAGCTCTGTGGCATCTGATTTATTTTTGCCACCATCAGTAAATTTCAGTTCCCTTGATTTTCGCTTCTCAAAATTGCCCATCTCTGCAGTGGTTAAGTCTTGGTGGCCCCTGCAGTGCACACAGCCCAGTGGATTGCATTTCAGGGAACACACTTTACAGCCCACCCTTGTCCTTTGCATATAAAAAGTGTTATCGAGGTAAAGATAGTGATTACACTCCTGCCTAATTCTAAGGGACACATCATGTAcctgcacttgatcttagccaaaaggctgagaagcggtTCATatacttgctttttaattttccacTCAGGTTTATTATAGTTACTTTTTAGTTGTGATAGGCATACTTATATAAACTTATTAGCATCATTTACCAATGtagacttaaatttaaaacaaaaattgtccAGTTATAGCTATAAAgtcattttttactttgttttaagattatgaaatcttatttaaaaaaaaatttttttaatgtttttatttatttttgagacagagacaaagcatgagcaggggaggggcagagagagcacgagacacagaatccaaagcaggctccaggctctgagctgtcagcacagagcccgacatggggcttgaactcatggactgtgagatcacgacctgagctgaaatcagacacttaactgaccgagccacccaggcaccccaagattatGAAATCTTATTAATCCAAATTTTTCAGCATCTTCTCCACCTTTCCTTAGGTTCCTTTCAATGAAAATAGTAGTATCCTGCCTTAGCCATATGGTGCCACACCTCCACCTAAAAAGAATGGCGGGGAAAAGAGATGAGACACCTCCCATCTGAGCATCCAACCATAACCTTATACAAATGAGCTCTTGAGGAAGTCTGCAGAGAGTCTGTGAGATTGCCACCCTTAGAGAACCCAGTTTCTATAAAGTGGTATACAGCTTTTGCTGAATCCTTAACCACTGAAGCTTAAAATGTTGGCTTGGTTTTGTTCCATTTATATTTGCTAcctatcaaaattccattttttttttttttttgtaatacatCTACATCTGTTGTTTCTAAGCATAACTTTCTGAACACTTCTGTATGCCAGGATTGTATTATATGGAGAGTTTAACATAGTAGAATTCCCACTGAGCtaaaaattctgtatttgtaGAGGTAACGGGATTCTTCTATAATCTGAAAGTGGTACTGATCTTGctaattgtgtgtgtttgtgtgtgtgtagcacaactgttttatattaaatggaataatatttcaACCAGTAATGTGATTCAGTGGTAATTCATTAATTGCTAAGATGCAGTTAGATTGGATACTTTGAAGGTAGAATGCATTAGTCTACATATACTACTGATTTTGATTTCTCTTCTAGCTATTGGATTTAATGTTGAGACAGTAACATACAAAAACCTTAAATTCCAAGTCTGGGATTTGGGAGGACAGACAAGTATCAGGTATGGTACAAAGACCAGATTACTTTCTAGTATTGAATGTTTATTGGCCCTTTAAGGGTAAAGAGCAGTGAACCCAAATATGTCTTCTTTTgtaatttaacaattatttatttttgagagatagagtgtgagcaggggaggggcagagagaaagggagacacagaatctgaagcaggctctaggctctgagctgtcagcacagagccagatgcaggtctcgaactcaccaaccgaaccgtgagatcatgacctgagccaaagttggacacttaaccgactgagccacccaaatgcccctcttttgtaatttaaaataaggaagaattTCCTGTTCTCTcaattgaattaaaatttaaggaaGCCAGTTTTCCAGATACcacctaaatgaaaaaaattttcaggaaaatcCCAAGACCTAATTACTTGGGGAGTTTTTAACTAAAAATCCTCCATTTAGTCAGTCACTTTGTCTATAAGACAGACTGTTttggattttataaaaatacCTTTCAGCCCACCATTTAGTGTTTAATGTGAACATAGATGCCTTCTGGAACGCAGGTCTCCTGCCTAGCATTGTGTGCTTGGCATGGCAACTGTGAATGTTTGGTGACTGTCAGTGGTTGCTCACTGTGGTGCCTGCCATCTAAAAACATGGGTAGTGCAGTCTCCAAATATCCTGCTGccttttttactcattttatttattttttaaaaagtttatttattttgagagaagggagagtgcaagtgggggaggggcagagagagagggggagagagaatcccaagcaggctctgtgctgtcagtgcagagcccaatgtggggctcgattctaggaaccgtgagatgatgatatgaaccaaaatcaagagtcagacacccaaccaactgagccacccaggtgcccctaacttgttttattttttgaaccaCTTTTGAGTCCCTCCCTAATTTTGAGTCCCTctctaattttagccatttctaCTTCATGAAGTCTTTAGTGATCAACTGAATGTCTGTTATATAAAATCatactaaaagtttttttaagaacCCGTTTCTTAAGGAGTTCCTAGTTAAAGATTTATAAGATATAACAATAAGGTCTGGTATAACTTTATCTTAGTACATTTAGTGATTTAGGTTGATTATAAATGTCTTCTCTTAGCCTGAAGTCTGAAACTCCTCGATCCTGtgatttaatgtttatcattCCACCCCCATCCCATCTGAAGGATGTGATACATATCCTTCAGAAACAGTGAATCATTATGGCATTAATTCTTTCATGGGTGGGGAAGATTGGCATAtaagccccccacctcccatcattGCCAAGTCCTAGCACATAAATTAACATAGcaggttctttttctttcaaataataatatattctCCCTTGCTGAATTTTCTTTAGGCCATACTGGAGATGTTACTATTCAAACACGGATGCAGTCATTTATGTGGTAGACAGTTGTGACCGAGACCGAATTGGCATTTCCAAATCAGAGTTAGTTGCCATGTTGGAGGTAAGAAAACTTTATTCAGATGTGGGGAAATCTTTTACATTTGCTTGCTGCTCTCATTATTACCACATGCAGGaataatgaaaaggaaagcaggaattttttttcccctcatgcctttagtatcattttcttttatgcaaATTATTTCCTATTCCAGAAATTCTATTGGAAAGAGGGATGgagaccaaaaacaaaagaaaagagaaacaaagaatccagCCTTGTAACTTACTTTAAactagattccttgatttctaggAAGCTCAGAGCTGAACTCTTTCTAAACTGAAGGAACTATTCTAACTTACTTTTATGAAGTGCTTTCTATAGAATGTTCTGTTTCTACTTGTATTTCTAGTTGTATAAATTAGCTTAGAGAAGCAGATAAGGGTATACATAGTAagcatatttgtttgttttagaatttcTGGGTATTTGGCACAACTTTGATCCTTGTTTACCTCTTCCAGCTTTATTGTTCTTTACTCTTACCTGTGTTTCCAGTGCTTCAGCCATACTGACCTTTCTGTTCTTTGGATACACTGAGCCAGCACACTGGACACTTGGTTGAGGGCTCTTTGCACTTGTTCATCTTTCTGCGTGTAGTGCTTTTCCTCCAAATCTGCATGGCTCCTTCTTGACATGTTTTATCTCATGTTTCTGTTCCAGAGAGGAAGCTCAGTTATTTTCTAAACTTatcctactttattttttgtacCACTTACTGTTTCTTTCcgtaatttaatttaatttattttaaaatctgtttttctttttaaattttttattttatagatagcatgagttggggagaggggcaaagggggagaaagagggactcttaagcaggctccacacacagtgcagagttcaacatggggcttgatcccatgaccctggaatcatgaccagagctcaaaccaagagtgggacacttaaccgactgagccacccaggtgcccctctttcctttattttaaaatatatttgtttactttATAAATCTCCCAACCTAAAATGTAAGTTCTTTGAGTTTACCCTAGTGTCCCTGATGTGTAGAACAGTGTATAGCACTTACTAAAAACTCAATACATTGTATTCACTGAAgtttatagaataaaaatttattggcTAGCTGAATTCAGAGGATGCATTAAATAATCAAAAGTTCAAAAAAATCTCCAATTGCTAAATAAGCTTTTCATATGTACTAATGGTTAATTTAAGTAATAATGACACTGCCTTATGCTTGAGAAAATTAGATACCTAAGTTTCCTTTTCCTACCAAAACTATGATTCTGAAGTATCCAATCATTGAATGTTTAAGTTCTAGGCCATTTGATTACCTACATAGAAGCTTTCTGAGAATGCTTTAGACTTCTGATTTCCTGATTACTGACTTAATGGCTGAGTTATAAAGTGAAGGCCTAATAGTTTCAaacttttgcttaattttttttacaacatAGCATCATATTTATCATAAGAGCTTCTTAGACCAAATTCAAGTATAAGGAATTTTAAGGGACCATTTAACTGCTTTTAgtataatggatttttaaaaaaaggtttgtttAGATGTAAGTCACATGGTATAATTGATTTTTATCATATAAAGTACTGCATAAAGGAAATGGATTATTAACTTCAGTTTGTAATTCTTGTGCTGGTTTATTATTTGTGATATTAGAATTTGACTTGTATAATCATGAGAAAgaactaaaaattatattcatttttaggaAGTATCTTAATTGTTTCAGtcaatatatataatgtaaagtACATATAGCATGTGAGTCGGGTCTGTTATCTATTACATTAAAACTTACAGGCATATAAATCAGTTTAAGTTTTCCCATTTTTGTATGCAAAAATACATTCTAAATGGAGTAAGAATGAAATGTAAAGAATGGAAATTGTTAACTCCAAGAATGTGTAAGtgaatatgtttaaaatttctgGATAGGGAAGGTCCTTCTAAATCAAAGGATTGGAAGGAATTAGAAAAGAtagatttaattatattaatacaaacaaaaacctcGCAAATACAACTTAGGGTAAAGCAGGGAACCAGGACATAGTTTCATAACCAGTGACTAAGGATTTGTGTTCTTAATCATATCAAGACCTTttgcaaataaatagaaaactgaaCAGAAGGAATGAATCTACAGTGCACAAGAGAAAACTATATTCtaataatatttgcatttcttataCTCTggtaataaataagcatttaatgaCATACTATGTTTGGAAAAATATACTATACATAGGTACATATTTCTAATTCTTTCAGGGCTGCATTGAAGAGTGGTACTgttatacactgttggtggagtCTAAATTGTTaacctttctggaaagcagtttATTAATACATATAATAGGAGCctaaaaaaattcatattctgattctatttttagagaatttgttaaagaaaaagatttctgtGTTATGACTGCATCCCTTAGGTTTCTATAGTAGTCAAGTAAAAAGAATCTAGTAAGAATTTCTGGAGAACAGTTACATAGTATATGGCGCATGCATTCATAGTGCAGTGTATATttaaccattaaatttttttgtttaaaaatttcttaaaatatttgcttatgtttgtttttgagagcaagtgcacacgtgcgtgtgtgagagaggggcagagaaagagggagacagaggatcctaagtggcctctgcactgacagcaga
It encodes the following:
- the ARL1 gene encoding ADP-ribosylation factor-like protein 1 — encoded protein: MGGFFSSIFSSLFGTREMRILILGLDGAGKTTILYRLQVGEVVTTIPTIGFNVETVTYKNLKFQVWDLGGQTSIRPYWRCYYSNTDAVIYVVDSCDRDRIGISKSELVAMLEEEELRKAILVVFANKQDMEQAMTPSEMANSLGLPALKDRKWQIFKTSATKGTGLDEAMEWLVETLKSRQ